A window from Brucella sp. BE17 encodes these proteins:
- a CDS encoding hybrid-cluster NAD(P)-dependent oxidoreductase, protein MQPLKYLDEMLPWNDRLQMLECISAIEEAPDVMTFSFKTLEGNWFRYTPGQFITLELPVTSEDNTGALLRTYTLSSTPSRPYHISVTVKAQKNSIGTRWMLDNLRPPMQIKAYGPNGSFSLADHPSEKYLFISAGSGITPMVSMTRWLFDCAPSTDVAFVNCARSPDDIIFRKELELLAGRMEAMRLAFIVEESSARHVWPGLHGRIDRARLELLAHDFMHREVFCCGPEPFMNGVRGLLEQSGFNMANYHQESFQPASDISPMEGLETIIEALPSAAPAAATANVVFSLSDIEVECTESDTILLAARNGGLKIPSACEFGICGTCKVKCLSGETEMNHNGGIRDEEIAEGYILACCSRPRGRVEIDF, encoded by the coding sequence ATGCAGCCTCTGAAATATCTGGACGAGATGCTGCCGTGGAACGACAGGCTGCAGATGCTCGAATGCATCTCGGCCATCGAAGAAGCGCCAGATGTGATGACCTTCTCTTTCAAGACTTTGGAAGGCAACTGGTTTCGCTATACGCCGGGTCAGTTCATCACGCTGGAACTTCCGGTCACAAGTGAAGACAATACGGGCGCTCTGCTTCGCACCTACACGCTTTCCTCCACACCATCGCGACCATACCACATATCGGTCACGGTCAAGGCGCAGAAAAACAGTATCGGCACACGCTGGATGCTCGATAATCTGCGCCCCCCCATGCAGATCAAGGCCTATGGACCCAATGGCAGTTTTTCGCTAGCCGATCATCCAAGCGAAAAATATCTTTTCATCTCGGCAGGTTCCGGCATTACGCCGATGGTTTCTATGACGCGCTGGTTGTTCGATTGCGCGCCTTCCACCGATGTCGCCTTTGTCAACTGCGCGCGTTCGCCCGATGACATCATTTTTCGTAAAGAGCTCGAACTGCTCGCCGGGCGCATGGAAGCCATGCGGCTTGCCTTTATCGTTGAAGAATCATCAGCACGCCATGTCTGGCCGGGTCTGCACGGACGCATCGACCGCGCACGCCTTGAACTTCTGGCTCACGACTTCATGCACCGTGAGGTTTTTTGTTGCGGACCAGAACCTTTCATGAATGGCGTGCGTGGACTGCTTGAGCAGTCCGGTTTCAACATGGCAAATTATCATCAGGAGAGTTTCCAGCCCGCAAGCGATATTTCGCCCATGGAAGGACTCGAAACCATCATTGAAGCGCTACCGTCTGCCGCTCCTGCCGCAGCAACGGCCAATGTCGTCTTCAGTCTTTCCGATATCGAAGTGGAATGCACCGAAAGCGACACGATCCTTCTTGCGGCACGCAATGGCGGATTGAAAATACCCAGCGCCTGCGAATTCGGTATCTGTGGCACCTGCAAGGTCAAATGCCTGAGCGGTGAGACGGAAATGAACCACAATGGCGGTATTCGCGACGAGGAGATTGCCGAAGGCTATATTCTCGCCTGTTGCAGTCGCCCTCGAGGCAGGGTCGAGATCGATTTCTAA